From the Oryzias melastigma strain HK-1 linkage group LG13, ASM292280v2, whole genome shotgun sequence genome, the window TGCAGGCTCCTTCCACTGAGCCTATTCTATTTATAGCTCACATTTTCATTTGCTGGTTTTGGATGGTAAGATGAGATGGCTGTTGGCTTGAGTCTAAAGATTTGTGAGGTCACTAAAGGATGATTCCtttcaaaatgtatatattcagtcacaaaatgtgttttttccttaGGCGGAAAAggtgattatttttgtttgcaaacttccaaaatgattaaaagaagATAAATGTATCTTAAACTGAAATAACAATATTCTTATTTTGTGGAGTTGTGAagaaaaaacgtttgtttttttgtcatttttaaaactctaggGAGAAAGAGGAAGTGAGAGTGTGAAAGTTAATGTAAACCCTGAGAGATCATCTTGTGAAGGACGACGCAGTCACACGCCAGAAACGCCAGGAAAAACGTGTGCTTTCATGAGCGTCGGTGCAAACAATCTCCACCCACTGCGTCCTAAAACAAAGTGGGAATGAAACACTCTTGCATTGTTCCTCTCTTTGCGATAATAACCGTTTTCACTCGTCCAGGAATCCCACACTGCGTGCAGCAGTGTCATTATCATGCACTGAATCTTGCACCGGTATTCTTGCTTCCATCAGCAGTTTTTAGGAGGACATCATATTTATTCACTGAAGATAAGCAGAAATGCTCGTTTCAGTCTGCCTCACAGTGAGTCACGGGTTTCAGCCTGCAGTGACATTCTCTTCGTTGGTGACGCTGCAAGCAGTCTTCCTCTTCCAGCTCTGCAGCTCAGCCTCACTGTGATGAAAGCCTGACCCATGATGTGTCGCCATAGTATTCTCCatgccttatttttttatttatttattccctGGTGTTATTTATATCCTCAAAGAGCTATAAATCGCCTGGTGAAAGTGCAGCCCTTTTCACTGATCAATCTCCCCCTATTGAGTTACTTCATTTCAGAAGTTTATGCATCTAAAAACAAGGTAgctttgtagtaaaaaaaaaaaaaaaagataactaaTTTAATTTGTGAGCCAAAAACCATAAAAGTGCATGAAAACTTTTGGGAGGAAATGTTTTCCTGAGTCTTATTTTAAGTGCACAAACGCTCGCTTTTTCCTCATTACTGACACTAAACACTTTACAAGCATCTCTTTACAAGCATTTACGGCACATGACCTTTGTAATTGTGGTAACCTCATTTAAGgtttgcactgaaaaaaaaaaaaaaaaaatccttcatagCAAGGCTGCACTGGCACCTTCTCCCCTGTGACCAGCGGTTGCAGATCCACACAGACCGACTGGGACATTTGGTTTTACAGTCTGTGAAAACAGCCTTTGTTAAACACTACATTCCTCTCTAGTCACATTGGTGAGCCAGTCCTTGCACACCTCAGAACTCCCCCACCAGCAGCCACACTTATGGTTCTATCCTCTGCCAGAACTTGGCCAAGTAGAGAAAAGAGAGGTCACTTCACTGCTGACTCTACACACTCCAGCTCCACTTAAGTCTTTCCCATAATGAGCTTCCTCTCAGATGACCCTCTGTAGTACACACTGACCTTTGTAAGGTATATCTGAAGTCACGTTACAGAGCGTTTTCACATTACTGAGACATAAAGCCACATTCAAAGTTTCCAGggtataacatttttattatgacaTGCAGTCGTGTTGACAGTTTTGGTCTGAATTGATCGACTTTCATCCACAGACACGCTGGGAGGAAATGTCAGGAGGAAGTATTTAGTATTTCCTTTGACTCCTATCCATGCCAAGTAAAACAACAGAGGAAATGGAATGAAAGTAAAATATGAAGAACATCTGCTTTGagaaaataatcaatatttatGTGCACATAAAAAGGAACACTTGCATAAAAATGGAATTACATCTCCCTCTGCTGGAGAAAATGGAGACAGAGGCTACTGAactttaaaaggagaaaagacCATCTCAGCTTTAGCACTATTATTGTGTTGAGTCTGAACTTTGCTCTTAAATTATGCTTTCTAAAATCAGTCTCAAGTAACCCAAGCTTTAAACTCCTCATGTAAGCAATGTCAATCCATATTCGTCTTGTTTTTCAGGCCGCCAAATCTCAATCCAAGGTTTCTTGCAGGAAAGAAAGGCATTAGTTTGTCCATTTATAAAGTGTTTCCCATTTTTAAGcatatcatgaaaaaagtttaataactCCTCCAGTTTTTAAAGTTGCCTGGAGGCTGCCTGACTTGTTTCCTGCTCTGTTAGCATGGATAGATACGTTCTGCAGATGAGGTGACGACAGGGAGGGGAGCCGTGAAATCAGCCAAAAAGCTCAACAGGAAAGTCGGGATGTGGCTAATTTGCAGTGAAGATAAAGACGCTGagtgaaaaagagaaatagaGAAAATAAGCCCCAAAAAAGTTTGGAGATCAGCAGCTTAGAGGTGAGATAACAGGTAATAcaataaaactttactttttttttgcaaaacttttggagtaaaagtgtttttacactgaaacaaatctgaaaaaaactacaataataACTTGATGAAAGTAAAGAATCTTTTGAGGCATTAAAAGTGAGCtgtaattaatgttttaatttgcaaaCGTCTGAGTCTCTGTGCCCAGTTAAaacacagggttgtgtcaggaagggcatccggtgtaagtatcagtgaaagctgattggctgtggtgacccctgatgggATGTGCTGAAAAATTAACAACAATATTTTGATAAGTCACATTGCAGAATGTTTGTGGCAATGCAGACCGTTTGATCAGATGCAGAAATCAAGTAAATGTAATTTGGAGGAAGCTTGGCTTTACTAAACCCGGCACAGGATGTCTTGAATCTTTGCAGGTGCAATGAAACCTCAAGACGATCAGGTTATTTGAGGGAAAATGTGCTGCAAAATGTCAGAAAGATTCATTTCAATTGCATGTCATCATGGGTCTTCACAAGGAAAAATCCATAGAATATTGATCTAAAGATGCTCTTCAAAACTGAAACATGTAAGAAGTAGGCCGATAACCTGTCTGCAGGTACAAAAACGTACTCGACAGTTTTAGAAATTGCTTAATTGCAATGATTCTCtaaaaagttttgcaaaaatattaaaataaaagtaccaTCTTCTTTGCGAAaccatcaaaacattttttttttaaggatttcttctgaaccttttttttactttttaaatttcaagCTCTACTTTCATTTCATCGACAAAAGGAAATCAATAATCTTGTCAAAGGTAATACATTTAAACCCCtacaatacatattttttgttcctcaaacatttttaactgcgtcattaaaagcatgaatttgtATTAATTGGGAACTAATTCCTAAAAATGTCTCATATGTGGAAAAACTTGGCCTTTTATGTCACCTTTAAGtctgtcttttaattaaaattgacTCGATTCCTCTCGGCGGAGCTGGTTGAACTGAATCGTTCGTAGATTTTCTTGTTTGCAAggtaaaaagcaaaagtttttcCACATGTAGTCttgcaaaaaacattcagacatgCATGCTGCTTTATAAGTAACAACCATTtggcttttatttataaagttgtGCTGTTActgtaagacattttctattaaatgtGTCAGTTCTTGGGGAAAAAGGAGTTCCCCAGAATTACACCGCCACCCTCATGCTTCAGAGTTGGTGCTCTAAGGATTATAAGCTTCCTCATTTCTCAAACAATTATTATTGTTAAGAGTTAAAGTTAAATTTCCCTTCAGGTGTCCGCAGGCCATGTCTGCAAATGTTTATAAAGGTTTCTGATTATGACtgttaatcattttttgaatatgtggcatttcctcccatatatatttatatataactttatttttcaatttttgttgaTTCCTGTGAAGTTTCAACCAGTAGCTtttttaaccctctggaacctgaagcctaaaactcagtttgtgTCTACTGTTGAATTTAcctttcaatttgaaagactacatgCTTGCTTATTTACTATCATTCCATGGTGGAATGTTGATGgaatttttactatttttaaccAAAGCATATGACAttgaaagcctttttttccccagagaattataatttaatttaagatattaattttttttcaaagacttttaaCTTGTACGCATACTATTtggacatctttgtttttgtctttgttttggacatctttgtttttataaactatAGTGaatagaaaaaatgcaaaaccatTCCTCAATGCTATCAAAAAACACAGAtagcttataaaaaaaaaaaatcagaaaacaatttatttttctttttttaaacaactcaaCATTAATAAGTTCAACCAGTTTTAGGAAGAGATAGCATTCTTGTGTAGGTGAAGATGTCACGTGactaaagaaaacagattttcttcttaTGAATTAGTTTATTAGTTTCATTGCTTCAGATGTTCATAAACAGTATAAAACATGTGAGCTTGATATAGGTGATTTATCAcattaatttatcaaaattaaTGCAACTGATATGTTCAGGACCAGTTGGATCAACTCTTAATGTGTCTGTTTTTAGCATAAAGTTAAAGCAATATCCAGATTGGACCAAATCTGGAAAAGTAAGAATTTAAATTTCTGAGTAGGAAGAATATCACTTCTCTGATTTGAGTCTTCAAATCTAAAAGACTCCccgagattttttttctgccccAGTTTGCACAAACTTTGTTGATGTTTTCTAAGTAATTAGCAGATAATCTTTAATCTTTTCCAACAGATGTGTCATTGGACTCAGGATGGATTTGCTTTTCAgtaatgccacttttaaatagcACATCAGAGAGTTGTACTAGAAAGAATAGACAATACTATGTCATAAAGATCTGTACAAcagatggtttaaggtgataaGAGAACAGCATTTTCAGTTTATCCTGCAAGTGAGAAACAACTGTGAACAGGAAAGGTTGGTGTGGAAGACCACGAACactttcagcaaacagcttGTTAAAGAAATACCCCccgaaaaagaaataaaataaacaatgccTTTGGGATGAGAAAGCATGCTCTGAAGTGTTGGCGCCCCGTGTTACTGTGCAGCCAAGcaaaaacatggaagagaagTAAGAGGGAGGCATTTCCTGCTTTTAACAACTGGACTTTGACTTTCaagctgcatttattttatcagCAAACTCCTGTGTTCAAACAGAAtagattttttgggggaaaaataagcagaatttaaaacatcaaaaataaataaataaataaataaaataatatacaaaAATCGGTCTAttagtttttaagtttatcaACATTATTCTTTTGACTGAAAACTACTTTGCATACAAATTCTGAgaaattgttgccactgaaagATATGTTTTTGCCttctttaaatagaaaatgtatttctttaattaaaaaaatctaaataaaataaaataaaatatttaaaaaaaatcactaaaacagaaatcccagaaaaaaatcctcaatgtaatatttttatatttattcacaatgacaagactgtttttttaaacatcttttatgTATTGTAAAACAAGGTGAAACATTGAGTTGATTTATACAAAATGCCAAGTTCTTGCATTTGTGAACTAATAATGCTTTGTCATGCattaagttgaataaaaaactttagCTGTTAAATAGAGcatcaaataaaacatgaattaaagtttaattatgCATTAACTAACATCAATAAAGGGATTATTATTTCAGCAATTTTAAGAAATCTAaattttattcaacattttatgaaacactgtttaaacagtttttttttaaagataaaaatcccTTAAACAGTCATAGTGTGGTTTGCTTTTGTCTAAAATGCACACCATATTGGGTTTATAATGTTAAGAAAATGCTATTTCTCTTATTTCtgctaatttaatctttttcacaacatttttagattcaccttttttgcaaaaataaatcagtttctcAATATTGGCAAGGCAACATATATCTTCTTTATTGTTTACCAAGAGGCTTCTGACAattatggaaaaacaaaatatgacagAAAATCTTTCAAGTTGACCACTTTGTAATTCCCAGATGAATCCAAAGTAAAACATCTGCTCATGATCATAGTTTAGAACTTTGGATACTGTGCCTTCATTTGTCCTGTGCATAGACACACCAATGATTTGGCATCTTGGGCAGACTTGAATAATCTTCAGGTAAATCGATTCATTTAGatgatgataaataaaaaaaaacaaatgttttcctaaACAAAGAAAGTGCAACACAACGAAGAGTTAAaggttttctgcatttaaaagttTGGGTTACTGCTACAAATCAACAAATAGTGGATAGTGGATGGAGTCAATCCCATAAAAGACTGTATCTTTATCCAATCATAAAAATGCTTCAATATTTATGATCAAAagtgataaaaagttacattatttCTGTTTAGTCTTCTCTCAAATAAGCCTCAGGCACATCCTCCTCATTATCAGAGCTCTGTAAGGAGGCGGCGTGCTGCGCCATCCTTTCAACCTCCATGACTTTAGTCTCTGCCAGCTTCTTATCTGCATCCAAACTAGTTCTTTGCACCTCCTCCACCTGGGACTGGGCCACCTGAATGTTCGTCTTGGCCATGACACAGGCATGCTCAGCTcctgaaaacacacaagaaaCGAAGTCTGAACTGACAGCAGTTTACACAGTGGAAATTAAACCTGCAGTTTTGTTCCTCTTTGCATTTGTGTTTCACTTAAAGAGTGGCAACAATCTGTCAGGGCGTCACACTCATTATCAAGGTCAGATAGATCTGCAATATTCATCTTCAACAGTAAGAGactgaaaatgaaggaaaaaatccAGATAATGATATTGTCTGATTTTCGAAGAATTTGTTTGAATAATatagcagaaaataaatatttggccAATAGCAAAAGTTCACCTTTTACTTTGTATATTTTGTAATGCAAGTGAtagaggtcaaaggtttcctGTAGGTCTTCATCAGGTTTGAAGACACTATAGCTGCTACTATGGTCCATTCTCTCTTGCAGATCTCAAGAGCTGTGCTGCCATTGGGCAACACTGTCAGCTTACTCCACTTCTTTGTTGGATTAAAGTCTGGAGACCAGCTAGGCAACTTTAGaaccttgaaatgttttttgccTCGACTCTCACCATTCATCCTTTTTTAACCCCCTCATGCTGATAAACAGCAACATACTTTTAAATCTATGACTTAAAACATGGACgaacattttttcaatataatTGGAAATAATACCAGGCATAAAAGGGTTAATACAGATCAGTCAGCAGGTGGCGTTTATACCACAAGTTTAATTTTAGTTTCATCTGCTCACACAGCCTTCTCCCAATCCTCCTCAGGATCATCCAGATGACCTCTGACAAACTTTAGAGGGACCTGGACATGGCAGACCAATACAGccctctctcatcttttcaaGAGGGGGAACTTTCAGAATCAACGACAGTCAAATCTTGTCACTATACCACTTTCAGTTTCATACCTGATACATAAGCTGCTTCTGCGGCCGTCTCACACAGCGTCACTGCTGTGCTCCAGATCGACTCCAAGCGTCTGCATTCTTCTTTTGTATCACTAACCTGTCAAAAATATCTGTATCAGAAGTGTGGCAAAATGTTTCCATTCTCaagtaaaataactaaaaaatatgttaagagTGAACATGAACTGACCCTTGCTCGCTGGCCAATGATCGCCTGCCAAACGGCATCCTCCTCTGCCCGAGTAAGTTTTCCAAGAGCCTCTAGATATCGTTGTTGTAGTGAAACGAGTGTGTACACGGCCTGATAGTAAACACAGACAAAATGCACTCATGTATGTTCAAAGCTACATGCATGtacaatgcattttatttactccttatttgtctttttttttgcataaattggGTTGTTATTCAAGTAATAAAAAACCATAAACACAACTCAACATGTGatacaaaaaagtcaaagtagGAACATACACTATCAGTCAAAAGTTTTAGAACACACCAGTtataactgtattttaatttaagttcaAAGAATGGCTTGAAATTGTACAAAAGTAATTTGTGAGATGTTCACTAAAAGTTTCAGAATTCCACAAAAATACACTACCGTGGATCATGAAATGGATGAACAATTTGGAACTGTTTATGTGCATCATATCAAGCCTTAAATGTCATTCTTAAAGGTGTTCTCACAGGTAATTTAGGACATTTCCTGTCTGCATAAAAGAGAGTTACTGGGAGCTAACACACTGCATGACAGGTGTCTCATGGGACAAGAGCAGCTTCATAATAAGCCAGTTTTAACTATGAAAAGCAGGCTTCAAGCTGCTGCCTTGACATGATGAGTTGCAGAAAGAAAATGTACTGTTAAGATGTCAGAATGACGCCGCGTTCTTACCAAGCTtggacacagattttttttaagtaacctgtttcaataaatattctatgtaaatgcatgtttcGGGCTTCTATATTCAAAAATCTTGCGTTCACGTGCGGCTACACacgtttttaagtcagttttggggctctatgtacaaaacgtgcAGCAAGTGAGTGtgtgtcaaaagttaaaccagttgaaccaATGAGGGACTTGGCAGTTATGTACAAAtagcatccttttcaaaacCCGGAAGTGAAAACCGTTGTGGGTTTTGCCAGGCCAAATTAtgtcaagtctttcatatttcGGAATAGAGatgggaaagaaaaagtttggagaaaCATTTGCAAGATTTGCACTGATATGATGTTTTGCATCAAGCCTCTACTAGAACAGGCGCTAGTATCAcatagcaacagtccagtgggAGCACCTTATGCCAAAAGTGCATACAAAAACCCACATTCAGCGCGCTCTTGAAAGTGCCATCTTTTATCGGTGTAACGTGGTTTGAGACAGAGAGGCTTATCTGGGTCAATAAATCTTTGGTTCATTGCAcagaaaatttgtattttatcaaaaagtTGAAAGGAAAGCTCAGCAGAGCGGTATATCAACTCTGAAACATGGAGGCAGAAGTGTGTTGGTATGGGACTGTTTTATTGAATGCAGTGGAGCATAAATCAAGCACAGTGACCATATCATTCTACAAAACCACCCAACTCACTCCGGTATGACCCTATAACAAGATGACAACCTAAACCCAAAACCCAAGCCATGCTAAGAAGtagctgaaaacaaaaagataagaTGGTAAATTTGAAAACGAGGAGTGGTCAGCACAGGTTCCTGATATGAACCGTAAAGAAAGTGCCAGACATTAATGGGACAGacttaaatttttcttttttgaagatttatttgttacatttatttaatgtttagcAGGATTTCCAAGAAAATTATTCTAGTCATTACAGTAACTTAGTCctattctttcaaaataatttcttgAATATGTTTGGGTAGTTTTATCACTTCTTGACTGGTAATGTAGGTTGAAGGAAATTGTAAATGTACCTTTGCATACTCTGTGACGGCTTCTATGAGAGCCAAGGTGGTCTGTGAGAGGAAGGAGTTGGAGCTGTCTGTGGCCAGAGAGGCGGCTCGTTTGATGAGGGAGTCATAGGAAAGGTTATCCACCTGTAGCACCAACAACAGCAATAAGTGACCAGCTTAGTTACATTAAAGGTGGCGTGGCTCTGCGCTTGTCGTTGAATGTCTCACCTGTTTAAACGGGACAGCGCACAGTCCACCGCCGACGGCGACAGACGCCACACCGGAAGTCAGGACGTTTGTCCATCTGCTGCGTTTACGGAGTGTAGGTTTAAATCCATTAAACAGAACACGAACGGAACTCCTAAATACACAAGAAAGCAGATTATCTCAATGGATTTgtcaaattatattaaaaatagttttcaagctttatttttctgcctaaaaaaataacaagtttttGTCCTATAGATATGTTATCACGTCCTactatcaataaagtttgaacGCGCTTTTTTATACTTTGGAATAAAcatgtttgctatttttttgcGGTATTTATTAAAcaagttcatattttaaaaattcaataaatgccCAATACACATCTCCCTATAATTTACTGATATTTATAACCGACCTGAAGAAATTGTAGTAAACCGAGCTCCTTCCGAGCGCGGCCATGTTGGTCCGCCACAATAAACTGTCCGTCTCGCAGAAAAAAAGGTTCCTCTTTCAGGaaggggtttaaaaaaaaaacgtacattaCTGCCATCTTCTGGTAACAAAACGTATATCAGTGTTGCACTGTTAAGTGATCTGAACATTACATTAACTAATTATTTTGCTGCACTTGGTGCTCAgtaaagtacaaaaattataaacagtaaaacataaagaagaaagaaaagaataataGCACAAACAGTTAAAGCTTgaaaactgcaaacatttttcattcatcttgttaccaacttttgttgtttgtaaAGAATCACAGcattggagatttttttttgcactttgctATATCACCCATTTTTGAGATAGAAATCGTTATAAGACTGAGTGTCCAGTTCCTTCAAGTATAGGACAGCCACTGATAGATTTAGTGTGTTCTGTTGAGTACCTTGTGATTTCCAGTGGGCCTTACAGAGCAGCAATGAGTCTGGATGCTCTCTTTGGAGCAGTTGTAGAAGAACATCAGTGATGTGCTAGTTTTCTTCTTCCTAAGGACTGTATTTGTCCTGAAGTAAAGGTTGCCAGTTATAACTTCACATAACTctaatcagaagaaaaatgcacaataaaaacagcatttattcaGAAAACTAAACTCTGTTCTCCTCCTTTTGCATCTCTTTGATCCCACAGGTTAGTAACAGAAGAGATTCTGCAAAATCTCACCAAATCATATGTTTAGAATTTTaggaaaaagaataaagtgCAGCTTTCATGTTTATATGAATCATGTTATTCTCACAAACTGTacaaatctaaacagaaatctAGTCTGATCATTTCTGATGCCACTACATATTGTTATGTGACGCTTGAAGTTCATAATCTGTAACATAAAAGGGATTTCTCAGGGATCTTCAGGAATTTGATAAGGTGGCATCCTATGGAATTAAATTAAGGTCATAAAGATGTGAAAtccaataaaacaacttgaaaggttcaagctgaaatatttttgttgagctaaaaaaattaaagtgtctGTAGCTTTCtgcaattctaaaataaacgttattattttcagcttcaaattttctgtttttaagtttcaaaataaaaaaattatatgtagtttcaaaacttattttcattttcaaagatattttttccagtttcaaatctaaacatttcaagtttttcaCTTTTGGCCCAGTtttgccatttaccatttcaccgcaacagtttttttttttttttaaataaaagtcaatgtaaCTTGTACTGCGAATGATCTCAATAGAAGACAAGTTAGAACTTGTTAAGGAAAGACCCCAAGAGAACAATATACCTTTGTGGTAGTAATGGTCAAAACCAATATGGACAACTATTACAAACAATGTAAGTAAAGTGCgcttgtgctttaaaaaaaaaaatcataatggTTTCTCTGTTTAAGCATGAGTGTAAACATTCAAGGTAACCATTTATCGTGGTTTACGCAATGTTGATCTGCAGACACGATCAGTCCATtttaaaccattattttaaatttcagcGAAACTTCTATATCagaaattcaaagaaaacaaacaatgtaAAAGTAAATATGAGGAGGAATAAATTATTCTGCTAATAGACAGTCAGGCAAGTGATATCCAagagaaagttattttttttcttctgagttTTTGAATGTGGCATGAAACTAttgaactatatttttttatcagacaACTTCTGgcaaatttattttactttcttttacaaaacaatttttgtctttcatttaaggtcatttttatttctgttaacATTTGTGCTTAAAGaaaccacaattaaaaaagaaaaaaaaacacctttaaaaccccacaaagttttcataaaatctgaattttgtgAGCACTAACTTCATACATATTttgttgtaaacttaaaatgacagttttaaaaatcagcTTCAATCTGTTGTTCCTGTGAGGCTGTTTTCCTCATGTTGCACCCTCCAGTCAACaccctttaaataataaatgaagcTATTAAATCAAACCTGTAATTAGTTTCAGAGGAACTTGTTACGGAACAAACAACAGGGTTTTCGTCATCATTAGTTTTAGGAAAACACAGtcggataaaaaaaaaaaaaaaaagaaaagcaactttAGTTTAATCAACAAATACTGCATGTTcttatgtaaaaaatgaaaaaaaactttaagttaaAGAGTttgggacaaaaataaaaccaaatacaCATGTAAAATTGGCATTTCATTACTTTGTGtttcaaaaatcctcttttaaacatatttttctagttttagtcAGAGAAAGACAAACTTTGAAATCTAAACATGGTTCCCAAATGCTCATTTAGTTaggttttcctgttttgaattttattatttaacatatttgtctttttgggtgagaaatgtgtttgttaaatTAGTGTTTCATCATGgaggcttgttttttttctgtttattgcaGGACCAACTTTCTCATAaccgaaagaaaaaaaaaacgttactCTCTGTAAATGAATTCTTCCAGGCCCAAATCTGATCGTCTCCCCTTAATTCTTCAACTTAAAAGAGATCAAGTTGTTCTGCCTGATtcctattatttttaaatacctACGTAGAAGATCTCATGAATCATTTTACCTCTTACCGTTGTAAGGTATAGCAGTTCCCAATTTGGAGGTTTTGGTTTGATTGCCTCTTTTAAacgttattatttttaatcttggcatttgctttagttttttaggtttatgaCATTTGtatgttaatgtttttatacttGTATTAtcataaatgcttttatttattttttttaagcattttatttgttttgtgtttcttgtgCCAAATTGACCTTGAGTCTTTAATAATGAAGATACCTaccatctttttatttattctt encodes:
- the LOC112149985 gene encoding diablo homolog, mitochondrial — translated: MAALGRSSVYYNFFRSSVRVLFNGFKPTLRKRSRWTNVLTSGVASVAVGGGLCAVPFKQVDNLSYDSLIKRAASLATDSSNSFLSQTTLALIEAVTEYAKAVYTLVSLQQRYLEALGKLTRAEEDAVWQAIIGQRARVSDTKEECRRLESIWSTAVTLCETAAEAAYVSGAEHACVMAKTNIQVAQSQVEEVQRTSLDADKKLAETKVMEVERMAQHAASLQSSDNEEDVPEAYLRED